One stretch of Tenacibaculum sp. MAR_2010_89 DNA includes these proteins:
- a CDS encoding acetyl-CoA carboxylase biotin carboxyl carrier protein subunit, producing MNKPFKINVNELYDFNFNENEINSLDIVEKSNKSYHVIENNQTFEAALLKSDFNKKKYSIQINGNVYEIKVSDELDILINELGMEASLEKKENDVKAPMPGLIVSIDVVVGQEVKENEGILVLEAMKMENTLLAPRDGIIKSIDIKVGDKVEKNTVLIEMEA from the coding sequence ATGAATAAACCATTTAAAATAAACGTTAATGAATTATATGATTTTAACTTTAATGAGAATGAAATAAACTCATTAGATATTGTTGAAAAATCAAATAAAAGTTATCACGTTATAGAGAATAATCAAACTTTTGAAGCAGCGCTTCTTAAGAGTGATTTTAATAAGAAAAAGTACTCAATTCAAATTAATGGAAATGTGTACGAAATAAAAGTTTCTGATGAGTTAGATATATTAATTAATGAGTTAGGAATGGAAGCCTCTTTAGAAAAGAAAGAGAATGATGTTAAGGCTCCAATGCCAGGACTTATTGTTTCTATTGATGTAGTTGTAGGCCAGGAAGTAAAAGAAAATGAAGGTATTTTGGTACTTGAAGCTATGAAAATGGAAAATACATTATTAGCTCCACGAGACGGGATTATTAAATCGATAGACATTAAAGTTGGAGATAAAGTAGAAAAAAATACAGTTTTAATT